From Pedobacter aquae:
CCATAAGAAGAATAATTGCTAGTGGTTTTTGGAGTGCTAAAACTTTACATAATAGTATGGTGAATTCTTTTTCTGAAAAGAGGAATTAAAAATTAAAAAGGGAAAATTAAAAATTAAAAAGAAAAAAGCGGCGTTTTCATAGAAAAAAAAGCCGCTTTTTTTATGGTTCTCGTATTGTTTACCTCACTCTAAACACTATTTTATCTGAAGTATGAGTGCTAAAATAACCTAAAGCGCCATTGCTAAGATTAGTATCAGGGTTTGCAGGGGAGACAGGCGGGCCTCCATTCCCTCCTATTTGGGTTATAGCAAAAAAGTAACGATAAATTTCTGGGGTAATGTTTTGAAAATCAATCATGATTTCATCGCCTGAAACAATCTCCGGATCATCGGTAAAAATGGTATTCTCGATATAGTTACCGTTATTAAATCTATCGCTATCTACATAAAAGTTATTGATTTTTTTACTATTGATACTGATGACGTAGTTGTAAGCATTAACTTCTTGTGCTGGATCTTGATAGTGTACTTTTACGTACTTTCTGGTTTCTCCAAAGAAGGTGACTTCAGATACAGACAAAGAGTCTAATGTTACTTTATTAGGCATTTTAGACGTTGCTGTATAGGTTTTACCATTCACGGTTACACTTAAATTATAAGTTTTACCATAGCCTCCTTTAAAAATAATTGAGCGGTAAACACCTGGCTGGTCTTCTGTAAAAGTTAAAGTTGGACCACCAGTTTCTGTTACCCTAACTGTTGCATTTCTTATTGGCACTGTTTGAAATGACTGATTAAAAGGTACTGTTTGCGACAGATATATGGTTTGCCTTTCTGTTCTATCGGTTATTGCGGCTTCTATAACTACTGCTGGCTCTTGCTCTTTAGTATCTATTTCTATAACTTCTTCACAGGAAGTAAGCGCTAGTATGCTTAAAAAAACTAAGATGAATATATTGTTTCTCATGATTTTAAAATTTGAAATTCCAAGTTACAGATGGGATGACACCAAATAATGCCGTTTTAATTACTTGTGTTTGAGCAGGATTGTTAGGGTTTTCTTCATAACTTAATGAGAAAACATTTTTTCTATTATAAACATTATAAATACCAAAAGACCAGCTTGATTGATATTTTTTACCAGGCTTGCCTTCTAGCGTTGCAGAAAAATCAAGTCGGTGATAATCTGGTGCTCTGTAGGCATTTCTTTCTGAATAGTAAAAAACAGTTGTACCACCTAATTGATATTTACCTTCTGGCGCTGTTATGGCGTTACCTGTGTTGTAAACAAAAGTTGAAGAAAGTGTCCAACGTTTGCTTGCTTTATAAATACCTACCAGAGAGATATCATGTGTGCGATCTTGAAATGCGTTAAACCATTTCCCGTTATTGATTTGATTAAACTGTCTTTCTGTTTTTGATAAGGTATAACCTATCCAGCCGTTAAAATCACCAAATCTTTTTTTCAAGAAAAGCTCTATACCGTAAGCTCTTCCGTCACCATATAATAAATCTGCTTCAACGTTTTGATTTCCTCTTAAATCGGTACCGTTTCTATACTCGATTTGGTTTTGCATCCATTTGTAATAAACCTCGGCAGAGAACTCGTAAGTATTATCTTTAAAATTACTAAAATAACCTAGGGCAACTTGGTCTGCAATTTCTGGTCGGGTATTATTACTACTTAAAATATAAATATCTGTTGGAGAAGTTGCTGTTGAGTTAGACATGAGGTGTAAATTCTGTGTATTTCTGGTATAAGAACCTTTTACAGATTTAGTCTCATTAAACTGATAACTTGCAGAAAGCCGAGGTTCTAGATTGAGGTAGGATTGTACAACTTCACCAGCGCTATAAAATGTTGAGTTTATTTCATTTCCATCACTATCATACTCTTTAAAATTACCTGCACCAAGCAAAGCAAAAGAGCTTAATCTTAAGCCATAGGCTAGATTAAAATTATCTGATGCTTTCCATTCATCAGAAACATAAATAGCAGTTTCTATTCCTCTTCTATTTTCTACCATAGCCGGATTAACGCTTGAATTTTCGCTTGCAGTAATTCTACCTGGTTCTATTGTATGATGAATAGCATTAATACCAAAGCGGATATCGTGGTTATTTAAGGCATATTGAAAATCTTGCTTGAGGTTAAAGTCTCTGATGATAGAGCTCACTTTGAAATCATTCCCTTCTAATTGATTTTCGATGACATAATCGTAATTAGAATAAATGAAAGAGGTATTAGAGAACAATCTGTTAGAGAAAATATGGCTCCAACGTAACGTAGCGGTGGTATTTCCCCAATCAAAACCAAAAGCTTGGTTTAAACCCAGTTTATCTCTACCAAAATACCCGGATAAGTAAAGGGTATTTTTATCGTTCAGTTTAAAATTGGTTTTGGCGTTTAAATCGTAAAAAAACAAGGTATTACCTCTTAGAGATGTATCAGGTGCGAAGGCTAAAAAAGCATCGGCGTAGGTTCTTCTTCCGCTAATCATGAAAGAACTTTTTTCTTTTTGGATTGGGCCTTCTACTTTTAAACGTGAAGATATTAAGCCTATACCGCCTTCTGCTGTAAAGTTATTTTTATTACCATCATTCATCCTGATATCTAAAACAGAAGATAATCGTCCGCCGTATTGTGCTGGCATACCACCTTTATAAACGGTAACATCTTTTATAGCATCAGAATTGAAGGTGGAGAAAAAACCTAAAAGGTGTGAAGCATTGTAAACAGGTGCTTCATCTAACAAAATTAAATTTTGGTCTATAGCGCCTCCACGTACATAAAAACCAGAATTTCCATCGCCAGCAGGCTTAATACCGGGTAGTAATTGTAAGGTTTTTAAGATGTCACGTTCTCCAAATAAAACCGGAATACTTTTAATATCCTTTACATCTAACTTTTCTACACCCATTTGTGGGTTGGTTACATTATCATTTCTTTTTACCGAGCTTACAACAATTTCTTCTAATTGCGCTGCTGGTTCTAAACTAAAATCGAGTTTTAGATTGGTGTTTAAATCTATTTTTCTGATAATAGGTTTGTAACCAACATAGGTAATAGCTAAATCATATGTACCTTGTGGTAAAGAAATAGAGAAGTAGCCATAGGCATTTGTTGTAGTGCCTGCTTGTTTTATTCCGCTTAATTTAACACTTGCACCTATTAATGTTTCCCCGGTTTGGCCATCAGTAATAACACCATTTAAGCTATATATTTTTTGCGCAGAAGCAGAAAAAGTAAAAATTAACAAGAATAGGGTAAATGCAATATTTTTAAAACACATATTTAAAGGGCGAATAATTTTCATTGATAACTAAAAAAAAGCTATACAGTTTTAAGAAAAATTTTATTTCTCTTGATTATTGATGTTTTCTAAATCCATAAGCTCTAGTTTAAGAGCATTTGCGGAGATTTGTATCTCTCTGAAAGATAAAAACAAAGAAATCATCAGTAAAAATAAACTTAAACCAAAAACATATTGTGCTAAAACTGTAAGGTTATAGTAGATAAGAAACATACATAAAACACAAAAGAAAAAGCTTAAAATACCAAAGCCTTGCATGTTACGAATTAAGAAAATACGCTTTTTAATGTTTAGAAGCTGAGCTAAAAGATTTTCACTTCTGTTTTCTAGATAAACGCTTTTCATGCTTCTAACTAAACTGGCTAATGCTAAAAACCTGTTGGTGTAAGCTAATAAAAGCAGTGAGATAGCCGAGAACAATAATGCAGGTGTGGTTAAAGTAAATTCCATTTTTAATAGATACTTAATATTTTTATTTCTTTACTATTTAAGACCAATGTATCATTCATTTGTTTTCCTTGAAGGTTTTTCCCTAGCGGGGATACTGGAGAAATAACAAATATCTTAGATTTATTGATGTTTACTTCGCCTAGCGCTACAGTAATAAAAAAATAACCCATAGACGTTTTTACATAACTACCAGGTATTATTTTATCTGATTTTTTATTGATAGCGATATTTTTAAGCGTAAATAACTGCTGATTTGCATCTGCTAGTTGCTTCTCTAAACGGTTAATTTCTTGTTGCAACATTTCTCTGCTGGTTTCATATTTATCACCCATGCTACTTTTGGTATCGTTTTTGGATGATTCTTTAACGCTTTCTATGCTGCTTTTAATTTCTGTAATTTTCGAATTTAAAACAGTTAAACAAGTATTAAATACTTCTTCTTTTGTGGCTTCCATCATTTTTCTTAGAAGCTATAAAAGTGGATAAAAATTAAATTAAAATCATCACTACTATGAAATCTTTTATTTTAATAGCTTTTTGCTTCATTTTTTTGGCAGCTTGCCAGCAGAATAAACCTAATAATCCAGGAATTCCTTCTAATAATATGCCCGCAGACTCTGTACCGGGTGTTGATAGTTTAACGAGGGATAGTTTGTAGGTTGTTAGTTGGTTAGGTTGTTAGGTGGTTAGGTGATTGGTGGGTTAGGTGGTTAGTTGGTTAGGTTGTTAGGTGATTAGGTTGTTAGTTGGTTAGGTTCTTAGGTGGTTTGGATGTTAGGTGGCTAGGTTGTTAGTTGGTTGGTTTGTTAGGTTGTTAGGTGATTGCCTGGTTAGTTGGTTAGGTGGGAATATCATAGCCTTTGATGATTTAAAGGCTATGAATAATAATTTTATTAAAAAAATTTTAGAGAGCCATTAGCTGGCTAATTCTAAATCTAATTGTTGTATCCAATTATTAAATAATTCTTGTTCTATTTCTACTGCCTTTTTAGCGTGTACTTCCCAATCTGTAGAGAAATTTTTAAGTTGAGCTAACATTTCTTCTAAATGGCCCTCTTCTTCTGCTATAATAGATTTTACATTTACTTTACTACCCGCTGCACTCAACTCGTTTTGGTAAATTGGGTAAATTTCATCGGCTCTTACTTCAATAGCGTAAGTTACCAGTAAATAAGCTGCAAACTTTAAATCTTGTCCTTTTAAGTTCAAAGTATCTTTCAAGTATTTACAAACTTTAACATCTAACAAGCCCAAATAATATTTACTTGCAGCAGGCGCTAATAAATGCTGGTCGTGATAATTTGGACAAATATCTGTAGCAATTTTTTCTATTTGCTTTTTAAGATAATAAGCGTGTCTGTGTTCTTCAGCGGCATGTTTTAAAATAATTAAGCTAACGTTTTTCTTATCTTCAGAAGCCGATATTTTTCTTGCCCCGGCATTTTCCATAAAAGAAAGTGTATTTAGCCATTTTGCATGTGTGGTAGCATTGGCAACCACTTTGTTTAGTATTTTTTGTAAAGCCATATCTCTAAAATTCTTCTAACGCTAATTCAATTTGTTGGTAAATATAATGCAGGTCATCATCACTTATGCAATAAGGAGGTAAAATATAAAGGATATTTCCTAAAGGTCTTAAAATGATACCTCTATCTAAAAAGAAATGATACAGCTTATCTCTCAGATTATTAAAATAAGATGTTTTTGAATCGTTTAACCATTCTAAAGCGATGATAGTACCTGTTTGTCTAACCTCTTTTAATTTTGGGTGATGTTGGATTTTATCTTTAAACTGTTGATGATTTTGTGCTACCCTATTGATATTAGCCATTGTTTCTGGCTGAGTCAAAATATCAAAACTAGCACAAGCCGCGGCACAGGCCACAGGGTTAGCCGTAAAAGAATGTCCGTGGAATAAGGTTTTCAATTTATCATCAGACAAGAAAGCATTGTAAATTTCTAAAGTGCATGTTGTTAAACCCAAAGGCATGGTACCGCCGGTAATACCTTTTGAAAAACACATTAAATCTGCTTTGTTTTGTAAGTGGTCTGATGCGAAATATTTACCTGTACGCCCAAAACCTGTCATTACCTCATCTGCAATGGTTAAAACCTGCTCTTTTTTACAATGAGCAATAAGTTCATCTAAATGCTGGGCTTCATACATCAACATTCCGCCAGCACCTAATACTAAAGGCTCAAAAATAAAACAAGCCAATTCGGATTTTAGACTGGAGATTTTAGATTTTAGATTTTGCAAATTGTGTTTTGTAGGTAATTCAATAAACTCTACATCAAAAAGTAAAGCATCAAAAGGCCGTGTAAAAGCGCTTCTTCCACTTACAGCCATCGCACCAAAAGTATCACCATGATAAGCATCGGCGAAAGCCAAAACTTTTTTACGTTTTACATCTTGGTTAAACCAAAATTGTAAACACATTTTTATGGCCACTTCTACCGCTGTAGAGCCATTATCAGAAAAAAATACCTTTGCTTGGTTTGAGGGCAAAATGCTGAGCAGTTTGGTAGAAAGCTCTACCGCTTTGGGATGCGTAAAACCCGCAAAAATCACATGTTCTAAAGTGTTTAATTGCTTAAAAACCTCGTTTGCAATGTATGGATGACTGTGCCCATGAATATTTACCCACCATGATGAAACGGCGTCTATCAGTTTTTCTCCGTTTTCTTTAAACAAATGCGCACCTTCTCCCCTAACAATTGGAATGGGAGGCAAAGCATTTTTCATTTGGGTGTAAGGATGCCATATATTCTTTTGGTCTTCTGCAACTAAATCTATCATACAAAATGCTCCATCATTAATTTTATTACATGTTTATCAACGGGGAAGGTTAAATCTTCTGTTGTTAAAGTTTTCAAATCTACCAGTCGGAAACATTGTTTACAAGAGTTTTGCTCATCAAAATCAAAAGCTGTTGATACTAAAGGTATATCTAAGTTATTTTTAGGCTTAATTAGATAATATACAGCTATCAATTGCTCTTCAGAAAAGATAGATTGCACAAAAAAATCTGTGGTATAATAATGTTCAAGAATTTCTATTTCTAAGTTGCACTCTTCTATAAACTCTCTTTTTAGGGCATCAATAAGTCCTTCTCCTTTTTCTAAACCTCCACCTGGGAATTTGGTAAATTTAAAATCTCCTAGTTGTTCATCAGTAATTAAAATCTTTTGCTCTTGATTTATCAATAGCCCGTAAACCCTCACATTAAACTTATTCATATGGTTAAGACTTATATTACTTCAAAATGTTTGTGGTTTTTGGTGACATTATCAATATCCCAAGCTATTTCTTTTGTTTTAGGTTCTTGTCTTACCGGGCAATTTTCTACGTTACAATAATGGCAACATTGGAAAACACAGGGGTCTGTATGGATAAAAAGCTCGGTATTGGCTACATTTTCATTGATAATTTTATCGATATCAGTAATCTCGGCATGCACTTTATTTAAATCAAAATAATAAGGTAAAGTAACATGGCAATCTATATGTATAGCATCGCCGTAGCGTTGAATGCGTAGGTTATGAACATCTATCCAAGCTGGTCGTCTATTTATAGAAAGCTGCTTAATAACGTTTTCAACAATATTTACATCAGATTCATCCATTAAACCGCCTACAGAAAGTCGCATTAATTTATAGCCATTTGAAATGATATACAAAGCTAAACCCATAGAAATAAGGCTATCTAGCCAGTTTAAGCCTGTAAAAGCCATTACTAATAAACCTAACATCAGCCCAAAGCTACTAACAGCATCGGTAAGGAGGTGTTTACCATCCGCATGTAAGGTTAAAGAGTTTAAGACCTTTCCGCGGTTAACTAAATAAAAACCAAGAAGCCCGTTAACTAAACCGGTAAGCCCTATCAACAAAGAACCATCAAACAAATCTTTAATTTCTTGAGGATAAAAAGCGTTGTAAATACTTTTAAAAAAGATGATGATACCAGCAATAATAATTAAAACGCCTTCTACAAAAGCAGAAAAAAACTCGACCTTACCATGCCCATAAGGATGATTTTGGTCTTTTGGTTGTGAGGATAAGTAAATACTATAAAAAGCAAATGAACTTGCTATAACATTCACGATGCTTTCTGCCGCATCTGTTAAAATGGCGTTAGAGTGCGTGATAAAATAAGCGATAAATTTTACCAGCATTAATAAAAGGCCAATGGCAAGCGATAGAAATATGAGTTGCTTTTTTGACTTCACCTTGATGATTTTTTACAAACTTAGACAATTTGCTATTGCCCTAAAGAAAAAACTATTCCTATATTTGCGCCCAAAGCTTAAATCATGACAATTTTATCAACCAGAATTCAGAATTTAACAGAGTCACAGACTATTAAAATGGCCAAATTAGGCCGCGAACTTGCTGCCAAAGGCGTTAAGGTTATTAACTTAAGTTTTGGTGAGCCAGACTTCCATACACCACAGTATATTAAAGATGCTGCAGTAGATGCTATGGAAAAGAACTTTACGTATTACTCTCCTGTTTCAGGTTATCCTGATTTAAGAAAAGCTATTTCAGACAAATTAAAAAGAGAAAATAACCTTGATTTTTCACCAGAACAAATTGTAGTTTCTACAGGTGCTAAACAAGCTTTGGCTAATGCATTATTATGCTTAATTAACCCAGGCGAAGAGGTAATTATACCTACACCATATTGGGTAAGCTACTCAGAAATGGTAAAATTAGCAGAAGGCGAGTCGGTTTTCATTAACGCAACCGTAGAAAATAACTACAAAATTACGCCAGAGCAATTAGAAGCTGCTATTACCCCAAAAACTAAATTATTCATGTTCTCTTCGCCTTGTAACCCTACGGGTAGCGTTTACAGCAAAGAGGAATTAGCAGGTTTAGTTAAAGTTTTTGAAAAACACCCTCAGGTTTACATCCTTTCAGACGAAATTTACGAGCACATTAACTTTGTTGGTGGCCATGCTTCTATAGCAGAGTTTCCATCGGTAAAAGAAAGAGTCATTGTTGTTAACGGTTTCTCTAAAGGTTTCGCCATGACAGGTTGGAGATTGGGTTACTTAGCTGCAAGCAAAGAAATTGCTGCTGCTACAGATAAATTACAAGGCCAAACGACTTCTGGGACTTGTTCTATAACACAAAAAGCAGGCTTAGCAGCTTTATTAGGCGGCTTAGAAACTGTACACCAAATGCGTGACGCTTTCTTAACAAGACGCGATTTAGTTTTTGGTTTACTTTCTCAAATACCTGGTGTTAAGGTAAACTTACCAGAAGGTGCTTTCTATTTCTTCCCAGATGTTTCTTCTTTCTTTGGTAAAACAACCGAAGAAGGCAATGTCATTAGCAATGCAGATGATCTTTGTATTTACATCTTAAACGAAGCACATGTATCAACCGTAACTGGCGAAGCTTTTGGTAATCCAGATTGTATCCGTATTTCTTACGCAGCATCTGAAGAAGAATTAAAAGACGCTTGTAGCAAAATTACAGCCGCTTTAGCTAAATTAAAGTAAGCTATAATTATATAAAATTTTAGGAGAGGGTAATTTTTACCCTCTTTTTTTGTGCTTAATTTTTAATTAGAAAAGCAATGCTAGTACTACTATTAACCGATAGTCCGGTGCTTTGCTTTATTTTTGCCATTTAAGTCATCATGTAAAAAAAAATTAAGCTAGGCAAAAGATACCGCTGCCGCCCCGGTTTATTTGGATTAGGTTATTGCTATTAAATCATTAGCACTTTTGTTAGAAGTCATAAGAGAAAGTTTTGTTGACTATCAAAGTAAATCTCTAGTTTAGCGTAACAAATTATTATAGTATTGAAAATAATAACATGGAACTGTAATGGAGCTTTCAGAAAAAAATTTGATACTCTCTTAGATTATGATGCGGATCTTCTTATCATTCAAGAATGTGAAAATCCACTTGAATCATTAAACTATGATTATCAAAATTGGGCTAAAAATCATCTTTGGATTGGTGATACTAAAAATAAGGGATTAGGAGTATTTGCTAAACCAGAAATAACTCTTAAAAAATTAGATTGGACAAATAGTTTCAAAAATCATACTGTAAAGCATTTTTTACCCTGTAAAATAGATGATGAATTTGATCTTCTTGCTGTTTGGACTCATAAAAACAATTCTCCAAATTTTGGATATATAGGTCAAATATGGAAATATTTACAAGTTAACAAACATAGAATAAATAAAACTATTATAGCTGGAGATTTTAATAGCAATACTAAATGGGATGAATGGGACCGCTGGTGGAATCATTCTGACGTAGTAGAAGAACTAAAACATCTTGGTATTGAAAGTATTTATCACAAGTTAACGGAAGAAGAACAAGGTAAAGAATCTAACCCGACTCTTTATTTTCAACGTAAATTATCAAGACCTTACCACATTGACTATATTTTCGCTTTTAAAGAAATTATTGAAAGAACGACTACATTTAAAATTGGAGAAGTATCTAAATGGATTAAATTAAGCGATCATATGCCTATTTTCCATGAGTTTATTTAGTCTTTATTTTATCAATAGTCAATTACTATTTAGACCTAATCGCCTCAACAGGATCTAATCTGGCAGCAGAAAATGCTGGCCAAAAACCAGAAATCACACCAATGATGATAGAAATTGAAATTCCTCTTATAATATTCCCCATATTCAAGACAATTTCAAAATCGAAACCATACGTGGCTATTAAGGTTAAAGCATAAACCACCGCCAAACCTAGTAAACCACCAATTAATGATAATGCAATAGCTTCAAACAAAAACTGCATCAGAATAAAATAGTTCTTAGCACCTAAAGATTTTTGTATGCCTATAATATTAGTTCGTTCTTTAACAGAAACAAACATGATGTTGGCTATACCAAAACCTCCTACTAAAATAGAGAAACCACCAATAATCCAACCGGCTACGTTTACTATGGCAAACATTTGA
This genomic window contains:
- the bioA gene encoding adenosylmethionine--8-amino-7-oxononanoate transaminase; protein product: MIDLVAEDQKNIWHPYTQMKNALPPIPIVRGEGAHLFKENGEKLIDAVSSWWVNIHGHSHPYIANEVFKQLNTLEHVIFAGFTHPKAVELSTKLLSILPSNQAKVFFSDNGSTAVEVAIKMCLQFWFNQDVKRKKVLAFADAYHGDTFGAMAVSGRSAFTRPFDALLFDVEFIELPTKHNLQNLKSKISSLKSELACFIFEPLVLGAGGMLMYEAQHLDELIAHCKKEQVLTIADEVMTGFGRTGKYFASDHLQNKADLMCFSKGITGGTMPLGLTTCTLEIYNAFLSDDKLKTLFHGHSFTANPVACAAACASFDILTQPETMANINRVAQNHQQFKDKIQHHPKLKEVRQTGTIIALEWLNDSKTSYFNNLRDKLYHFFLDRGIILRPLGNILYILPPYCISDDDLHYIYQQIELALEEF
- a CDS encoding NUDIX domain-containing protein codes for the protein MNKFNVRVYGLLINQEQKILITDEQLGDFKFTKFPGGGLEKGEGLIDALKREFIEECNLEIEILEHYYTTDFFVQSIFSEEQLIAVYYLIKPKNNLDIPLVSTAFDFDEQNSCKQCFRLVDLKTLTTEDLTFPVDKHVIKLMMEHFV
- a CDS encoding cation diffusion facilitator family transporter — its product is MKSKKQLIFLSLAIGLLLMLVKFIAYFITHSNAILTDAAESIVNVIASSFAFYSIYLSSQPKDQNHPYGHGKVEFFSAFVEGVLIIIAGIIIFFKSIYNAFYPQEIKDLFDGSLLIGLTGLVNGLLGFYLVNRGKVLNSLTLHADGKHLLTDAVSSFGLMLGLLVMAFTGLNWLDSLISMGLALYIISNGYKLMRLSVGGLMDESDVNIVENVIKQLSINRRPAWIDVHNLRIQRYGDAIHIDCHVTLPYYFDLNKVHAEITDIDKIINENVANTELFIHTDPCVFQCCHYCNVENCPVRQEPKTKEIAWDIDNVTKNHKHFEVI
- a CDS encoding DUF4249 domain-containing protein — encoded protein: MRNNIFILVFLSILALTSCEEVIEIDTKEQEPAVVIEAAITDRTERQTIYLSQTVPFNQSFQTVPIRNATVRVTETGGPTLTFTEDQPGVYRSIIFKGGYGKTYNLSVTVNGKTYTATSKMPNKVTLDSLSVSEVTFFGETRKYVKVHYQDPAQEVNAYNYVISINSKKINNFYVDSDRFNNGNYIENTIFTDDPEIVSGDEIMIDFQNITPEIYRYFFAITQIGGNGGPPVSPANPDTNLSNGALGYFSTHTSDKIVFRVR
- a CDS encoding endonuclease/exonuclease/phosphatase family protein, whose amino-acid sequence is MKIITWNCNGAFRKKFDTLLDYDADLLIIQECENPLESLNYDYQNWAKNHLWIGDTKNKGLGVFAKPEITLKKLDWTNSFKNHTVKHFLPCKIDDEFDLLAVWTHKNNSPNFGYIGQIWKYLQVNKHRINKTIIAGDFNSNTKWDEWDRWWNHSDVVEELKHLGIESIYHKLTEEEQGKESNPTLYFQRKLSRPYHIDYIFAFKEIIERTTTFKIGEVSKWIKLSDHMPIFHEFI
- a CDS encoding DUF2721 domain-containing protein, whose translation is MEFTLTTPALLFSAISLLLLAYTNRFLALASLVRSMKSVYLENRSENLLAQLLNIKKRIFLIRNMQGFGILSFFFCVLCMFLIYYNLTVLAQYVFGLSLFLLMISLFLSFREIQISANALKLELMDLENINNQEK
- a CDS encoding GreA/GreB family elongation factor; amino-acid sequence: MMEATKEEVFNTCLTVLNSKITEIKSSIESVKESSKNDTKSSMGDKYETSREMLQQEINRLEKQLADANQQLFTLKNIAINKKSDKIIPGSYVKTSMGYFFITVALGEVNINKSKIFVISPVSPLGKNLQGKQMNDTLVLNSKEIKILSIY
- a CDS encoding TonB-dependent receptor, coding for MKIIRPLNMCFKNIAFTLFLLIFTFSASAQKIYSLNGVITDGQTGETLIGASVKLSGIKQAGTTTNAYGYFSISLPQGTYDLAITYVGYKPIIRKIDLNTNLKLDFSLEPAAQLEEIVVSSVKRNDNVTNPQMGVEKLDVKDIKSIPVLFGERDILKTLQLLPGIKPAGDGNSGFYVRGGAIDQNLILLDEAPVYNASHLLGFFSTFNSDAIKDVTVYKGGMPAQYGGRLSSVLDIRMNDGNKNNFTAEGGIGLISSRLKVEGPIQKEKSSFMISGRRTYADAFLAFAPDTSLRGNTLFFYDLNAKTNFKLNDKNTLYLSGYFGRDKLGLNQAFGFDWGNTTATLRWSHIFSNRLFSNTSFIYSNYDYVIENQLEGNDFKVSSIIRDFNLKQDFQYALNNHDIRFGINAIHHTIEPGRITASENSSVNPAMVENRRGIETAIYVSDEWKASDNFNLAYGLRLSSFALLGAGNFKEYDSDGNEINSTFYSAGEVVQSYLNLEPRLSASYQFNETKSVKGSYTRNTQNLHLMSNSTATSPTDIYILSSNNTRPEIADQVALGYFSNFKDNTYEFSAEVYYKWMQNQIEYRNGTDLRGNQNVEADLLYGDGRAYGIELFLKKRFGDFNGWIGYTLSKTERQFNQINNGKWFNAFQDRTHDISLVGIYKASKRWTLSSTFVYNTGNAITAPEGKYQLGGTTVFYYSERNAYRAPDYHRLDFSATLEGKPGKKYQSSWSFGIYNVYNRKNVFSLSYEENPNNPAQTQVIKTALFGVIPSVTWNFKF
- a CDS encoding pyridoxal phosphate-dependent aminotransferase, translated to MTILSTRIQNLTESQTIKMAKLGRELAAKGVKVINLSFGEPDFHTPQYIKDAAVDAMEKNFTYYSPVSGYPDLRKAISDKLKRENNLDFSPEQIVVSTGAKQALANALLCLINPGEEVIIPTPYWVSYSEMVKLAEGESVFINATVENNYKITPEQLEAAITPKTKLFMFSSPCNPTGSVYSKEELAGLVKVFEKHPQVYILSDEIYEHINFVGGHASIAEFPSVKERVIVVNGFSKGFAMTGWRLGYLAASKEIAAATDKLQGQTTSGTCSITQKAGLAALLGGLETVHQMRDAFLTRRDLVFGLLSQIPGVKVNLPEGAFYFFPDVSSFFGKTTEEGNVISNADDLCIYILNEAHVSTVTGEAFGNPDCIRISYAASEEELKDACSKITAALAKLK